GGAGTCATTGAATATCTCTCTTCAGGAATATTATAGTTTACTGGGTCATAACCCCAGTTATATATCTCTCCAGTGGCATAATTGTATTTTGTAGCAAAATCATAGAAAGGCATAATCTGTACATGAGTAACTCCTAGCTCCTTTAAATGGTCAATTCCAGTTTTAACACTAGAATAGCTAGTACCTTCCTCTACAGCTCCTAAGAATTTACCCCTTTTGTCAGAGCTAACACCAGAAGTACTATCAATCGTAAAATCCCTGATACTCATTTCGTAGATAATAGAATCTTCTCTTTCCTTAAGTTCAGGTCTTGGTGACCAATCAATATCGGTTCTAGATAAGTCCATAACAATATTTACACTACTACCTACATTAGTCCTAATACTAACACCTTGTTCCTGACCTTCTTTTCCTTCATTTCCATTGGCTAATTCGGCATCATATTTAGCCATTACCCCATAAGGGTCTCTTACTGGCTGACCATTAATCTTGAATTGATATTCCTTAAGATGCAAATCGCCTTTTACTGTTACACCATAAATATTACTATATCCATCCACACTGACTGGCTGACAATCATACTCGTCTCCATCTACTTCTACCGTAACATTACTAGAATCAGGCGACCAGATTCTAAAGTCTGTTGCTGTTCTAGAATATACTGCTCCTAGTTTAAATGGATGTTCTCTACTATTATTCTCGATCTTTGAAAACTCATAGCTTTGACTCATCTCACCTAGATCATTTTCTCCATATAATCTAAGAGTTTTGATCTCACCGGCAGACATATTCTCGCCAATAGTAATCGTATCTCCATTACTATAATCAATTCCATCAGTAGCTGGATTACTACCATCTAAAGTATATCTACTTACTTCTATATCACTTCCACTAACATATAAAGTTATTTCTTGGCTATCTAGAAATTCTGCACCAGCTGGATCAGCTGAAACTACTACTTCTTGTGGTTCTCTTTCCCATTTTTCAATAATCTTTAAATTGCCTGCTACACCTAGATCTATTGGATCGGTAATAGTAAGTCGTCCAGGGAATATACTAATTTCCCCTGCTTTTCTTAATATTTCTTCTCCACTACTATCAAACAGCTGAACCACTAAGGTGTAATCGTTAGCAAGAATCTCTTGATCTAATACTGCTTGATCATTAATAATTTCTGCTTCATACTTTGAATTAATTAATTTTACCGTTCCTGAATCATAATCAAGATCAGTGTCAATATTAACCTCTAAAGAATCAGCAGTTAATAACTTCAAATCAACAGGGACAATTGTAACTTCAGACTTAGAAATTGTTGCAACATTACTTCCTTGATATACATCATAGCCAGGTTCATCTAAAGCCTTAACCTCTACATCATATATATTTCCTACAGCTAATTTATCAATGTTAAAGATAACACTACCTGAAGAAACCTTTTGGCTCTCTGTATGAACATCATCAGGATCATTCTGATTAGTAAGTTTAACTTCAACTGTTTCAACTAATGCATCGGTTATAGCCAATGTAGAAACAGGTACAGGAATTTCTAATGTTAATTTACCAGTTTTATTAAGACTACTATTGTTTCCATCACTACTACAAGCTGTCAACAAAATCAACAACATAAGTAGCCCTATAAATAAAGAGCTTCTTTTCTTAATTAAGCTCATAATGCTCCCTTCCTTTCTAATATAATTTCCTATTATTTAGAATCTCGGGAAGACATTAATGTCTTCCCTACATTAAATATTGAAATTACTAATTTACTGCTTCAATTAAGATAACTCCGTTATCAAAGTCAAACTCTACTGTACTATTACTTACTGTAGCAGTATCACCATCGTAAGCATCTCTTACTTGGGTTCCATCAGCAAAGATTCCTTCTACATTTACACTTGTAGTTCCACTTCCACCAATTGCAATTACAACTTTATCTTCCATAGCATTTCCACTATAAGTTCTACCATAAGTGTTATTTCCTAGATCAGTTTGTTGACCTGCACCTACAGCAGGATGGTCATGTCTAAATTGACCAACTTTCTGCCAATGGGCTAAAATATCTTGATTAGTGTTCCATTGATAATCTGATCTTGTAGGCTGATTTGCATCGCCATCAACCTCTGGTCCAAGCTCTCTAGAGTTCTCATCTCCATAATAAATCTGTACTCCACCAGGCAATAATAGTAGCATTGTTCCCATATCTTTATTAGTATCATACCAATTATAGGTATCCCTAGCATCATGAGAATTAATATAAGTTAACACATTCCAATCTCCATTATTAATCCGATTAGCATAATCCTGCCAAACATCTCCTACATTAGATATTGATGGAGGATTCTGGTTGAAAGAAAAATTAATTACTGATTCAAAGTCCTGTGTACCATCTCCATCATTATCATTGAAATAATCACTTCTACCTACACCATGACCAAAGTCTTCAGCAGTCATCCAAAAATCTTCATCCCATTCTGCTCCTGGGGCATTAGAATTCTCAGCCCTCCAAGTATCTAATGCATCTTCTGCGGCACCTTTCAATTGTCCCCATCGCCATTTTTCAACGTGTTTAGCAGTATCTACTCTAAACCCATCAATTCCAAACTCTTCTACCCACGCAGCTAACCATTTGATAATATAGTCAGCTGGTGCACTATTATTTAAATTCTTTCTTAACTCTTCAGCAGCTGGTACAATCCATTGATCATATCCACTTTGTTCCATTGACCATTTAGTCTCTAGTATTGGTGCTAATCCAATACTATTAGTTATTTCAGTTTTAATATCAGGCAAACCAGAATCAGGAAGCTGTTTTAAAGGTGGTTCCCCAAGTGGTTCATATCCAGGTAAACCTGCTCTAACCCAACCATTCCACCAATTACTCCAAGCAGATTTATTATCATAATCAATATAATGATCATGGTAACTGTGCCAATTCTCACCGGAAGATGGTCTCCAACTCATTACTTCTTCTTCACTAGCATCTATTCCACCAAATCCATATTGTACTCCATCCAGCATAGTGTTATAACCTGGATGATTCATTACAACATCCATTACAACTCTAATCCCTTGACTATGAGCAGTATTTACAAAATCCCTAAACTCTTCTATTGTACCCATATTTTTATCCATCATCGTCCAATCAAGCGCATAATAACCATGGTAACCATAATGAGGGAAACCTCCAGAACCGCCACCACAAAAACCATGCATCTGTTCATATGGAGCAGTAATCCAGATTGCATTAACACCTAAGTCTTCAAAATATCCTTCCTCTAACTTTTCAGTTAATCCAGCAATATCTCCCCCATGGAAAGTTCCTGTATTTAACTTATCACTACCATAATCAGTGATCCGTCCATAAGAATTATCATTACTTGGATCTCCATTAAAGAATCTATCGGTCATAACAAAGTAAACACTTGCATTATCCCAAGTAAACTTATCAACTACCGCTCCATCATCTCTAGTGTAATCATAGCTTACTTCAGTTGTTCCTTCTGAGTTAGTAGCACTTGCTGTTAAAGTACCCTTCTCACCATCAGCTACATAGTCACTTATTTTAATTTCAGTAATTTCAGTAGTAGAAAGTGTAAATGTTTCACCAGCAAATTCACAACTACTAGAAGTTATACTAGCACCACCATCATCAATAGGTCCTACCTCAATTACTGTATCTCCTTTATATGTTCCACCTTTAGGAGATACTGGAATCTTTGGTTCAGATGGACCATTAAGATTATCTGTTGTCCAATCACTTCCATCCCACCAGTATTGGCCTAAATCCTTAATTTCAGTATCGCCACCAGTTAATTTATTTCCACCATTAGCTGAATCTGTAATTATTATTCCAAAGCTAATTCCACTTTCATAATTATTTAAATTATCTTTACTTATAGTTAATTTATACCAACCATTGCTTTCTGAGTCCATAGCAGTTTGATTATTCCAACCACCAGTAGGCTCATACTTAGTTCCATCAGTACCTGTATACCAGCTATAAACATATGGTGTAGCACTAGAATCAGATTTAAAGTGTAAAGTAATTCCCTCTGGCGCTGGAGTAGTTTCACTAACTGAATCACTTAAATCACTAGCCAAAGCATCAGCATCATAGGCTCTTACCCAGTAATAATAAGTTGTGTCACCTTGAACATCTGTATCACTATAATTATGAGTAGTGATCGCTTTCTCCATTAAAGGAAGCTTCTCTGCCTCACTTGTTCCTCGATAGACTAAATACTTATCTGCACTATCATCCCAAGTTAAGTCTATTGCACCAGTACTTTCATTATATTTAGCAGTTAATCCAGTTGGAGCTTTAGGAGCTAACTGCCAAGTTACATTAACTTTTAATTTTCCTCCAGAAGTAGTATTCTCTAAATCAACACTAACATTCTCAGCACGACCTGGTAAAGCTTCAAAAACTTCAGTAGCTTTATCTACAATTAGATTCTCTTCACTATCATATAACTTGACTTTTGCAGCATATTCACCAGCTGGAGTAGAACCAAAATCAGCTTTTGCTTCAGCAACATCTATCTCAGCCTCTAATCCAACCTCTTCTGGTACTATAGTCACTATTCCACTAGCAGCCTCTGCTGGCATATTCTCAAAATTCATAGTTAAATTCTTAGTAGCTTGAAGTTCTAATGTTACTGTAACTGTAGACTCATCATCATTTGTAACTGCTGTTGTATCTTCAGGCGATTTGTAAGCTACAATTTCTTCATCTCCATCTACATAGATCCCCTTGATAATTATTTTATATTTAGCATTCTTTTTTAAGTTTTTAAACTCAAGACCGACTTCTGTAGTCCCTTCCTCAATTTTAGCTTCACTTTCATGAATATCATTGCTATCATTTACATTAATTACTTTTCCTTCTATCTTCTTTAAATTAATATCTAGTTTTTGAATACTTGCCCCGTCTTCTTGACTCCCAGGCAGCTTAACTGTAACTCCTAACTTTGATTGATTACCAGTTAGTTCATCGCTCCCCCCATTACTACTACATCCAACTAACATGAATAAAGTAATTATACTTAGTAATAAGGCTAATTTTTTTCCTCTTAATTTATAAAACATAAAATCCCACCTTTCATTTAGGTTAACATTAATAATTTATCATCCAAATTAGGCAAGTAAAACTTATTAAAATCTAAAATATAACCCATTATAATATTTGATAAATAAGTTCACTTGCCAGATATAGATTTAAAGTTTTTAATCATCAATTAATCTAGAAGACAATTCTACTTTATAGAATCCCTTCCATTGGACTGATGAATTTAATCATTACTATTATCTCTTCATTATTGAGCAGCATAAGTTACTTCAAGTGCTTCACTTAGATCACTTCCCAAAAATCCTCCATTACTACTCTTTCTATAAGAAACAACCCAGTAATAATAAGTTGTACCTGCTTCTACATTTTCATCAACATAAGTTTTAGTATCTGTAATTAAACTATATGTTAAAGGAGTTTTTTCGCCAGTTACTTCTGTACTACGATAGACTAGATAGCCTGCAATACCTTCTTCACTATCATCCCAACTTAGAGTTATAGCTGAATTATCTAAAGTTGATGATAAAGATACAGGAGCTTTTGGAGCTGTTTCCCAGTCTACTTCAATTCCTATTTGTGCAGACTCATCAATTACTGTTAAAGTAAATCCTACTGTTAATTCTGTTCCTGCTGTACTTCCTATAAACTCATAAGTTCCTGCTACACTTGTATCTACTATTCCATTCTCAACTATATTCCCATCGGAATCTTCCCAAGTTAAATTCACTTCTTTTGTAGTTCCGTCACTCATTGTTGCTGTTCCTGTTGCTGCTAAAGTATATTCTTCACCTACACCTACTATTGCTTTTGAAGGATTAACCGCTAAATTTTCAATGAATATTCCTTCCTTAACTATTAACTTGAAATTCACTGTTAATTCTGTTCCTTCTACACTTCCTATAAATTCATAAGTTCCTGCTACACTTGTATCCACTTCCTTATCCCAGATTATATCTACTGTTTCTTCACTTCCATCATTATAGCTTGCAGTAGCTGTTGCTGGTAGACTATAATTACTTCCAACTTGAACTGTTGCTTCTTTTGGATTAATATCTAAACTCTCAATAGTTCTTTCTTCCTTAACTATTAACTTGAAGCTTACTGTTAATTCTGTTCCTCCTACACTTCCTATAAATTCATAAGTTCCTGCTACACTTGTATCCACTTCCTTATCCCAGATTATATCTACTGTTTCTTCACTTCCATCATTATAGCTTGCAGTAGCTGTTGCTGGTAAGCTATAACTATTCCCTACCTCTACTGTTGCTTCTTTTGGATTAATATCTAAACTCTCAATAAATCTTTCTTCATCAGTAACTATTAACTTGAAGATTACTGTTAATTCTGTCCCTTCCACACTTCCTATAAATTCATAAGTTCCTGCTACACTTGTATCTACTTCCTTATTCCAATTCACTTTTACCGTTGATGCGCTTCCATCTGTCATTGTTGCTGTTGCAAACTGAGGTAATTCATATGTATCTCCTACTGATACTGTTATTTGAGAAGGATCAACACTTAATTCTTCTATCTCTACTGCTGTACTCTTTTTAGTTAACTTTGGAATAACAGGCATAGGGTCATCAGCTTTAACTATATAAGATCTACTCCATTTTTCATATCCTGTCGCTGTTACTTCAACATTATAAGTACCAGGCTTAAAATCATACTCTCCACCATCATTAATTTCATCAATTGTTTTAACTATAGCCCCATCACTATTTATAATTTCTATAGTATAATTAGCTATAATTTCACCTGTTTCAGCATCTTTAGGCACATTGATCTTTAGGATTCCTAATTCTGAACCTCCACCTCCTCCACTACTACTTGAACATCCAACTAATCCAATCACTAAAATTAAAAGTACTAATAAATAAAATTCCTTACTCCTCAAAACTACCATCTCCTTGAAATATATTTTTTATAAGAAAAAATAAAAACATACCCAAGCAATAATAAAATGCTAGATATGTTCTCTTATAACCTTATATACTTTTTTAAACTTATCTCTCTGTTCTAAACTTTTGACACTATTAATTTAAAAACTCTTATTAATTTTATAGTTTATAATCTTATTTAAAAATAAAAACCCCACCCTTATTATAAAATACAAGGGAGGGTTCACCATTAGCTCAATATAGACAATAGGTGACCAATTACAGTCTATACATCATTGCTTCCTGAAGAAGATTATTTTTATTTTTAGTATTATTTATTTTATATAAAAATAATAACATATAATGGAATTTAATTCAAGTTATTTTTTTAATAAATCAAAAATAATATAAAAAAAGGTATAAATCAGATTTTCTAATCCAATTTATACCTTTAATATATTAAGATAAAGGTTCATTAATTAGCTGGTACCCAAACACTCCAACCTTCATCAATAGAATTTTTCACTTTGAAATCTCCATACCCATCTGCATCAGTCTTAACCGTTCCTTTAACATTAGAAGTAATATCATAGAACTCAGTATTAGACTTACCTGAGTCGATTCTCTTAGTAGTTAAATCACCAGAAGTACCTTGGGAAATCATCATGACTAATCCCGTTCCTGGAACATCTGACAGACCTCCTCTAACATAAGAATAAGTATTTACATCATTAGTCTTAACCTCTCGTCCAGGACCATAAGCAAAATATCTTCTTGCCTTTAGTAATTTATCTAGTCCTACTTTCTTTCCATCTTGGTAATAATCTTTCCAATAAACCATAGGCAATCCATCTTCTCTCATTAAAATATAAGTATAAGCTTGATACTTTCTTATATTAATTGGTGCTTTATACTCTACAATATCTCGACCAGTATCATGATTATCTATAAAAGTAACTGTTTTATCAGCAAATTTCCTCTTATTAACCATACCGGCCTTACTTAGAGTAGACATATTTAAATTCCCATTTCTTAATGTTTCAAAGGTTTTTCTTAATGGAAAATCAAACACATGTAAATTAGGATTATTTACATCATACATATAAAAACTTAGCCCCATTGTATTCTCTACCCACGCTTCTCCTACAAAGAATACATCTTTAGCTGTATTTTCTTGAATACTACTTATCCATTCATCAATAAATTTAGAATCAACATGTTTAACTGCATCAAGTCTAAATCCATCAAAACCAATATCATTTATAATCCAACTTCCCCATTCCTTTAACTCATCTTTAACATTTTCATTTTGATAATCAACATCTGCCCCTAATAGATAATCCTTCTCAAAAGTATCATCCCATGTCTTCCCTTTGAAATTTTGTGGTGCTATATTCCCTAAATTAGCAGCATAATCTACACCATCGAAGGCCTTCCAATCCCATTTCCATTCATCAGCTTTACTATAATACTTCTGTCTTCCTTTAAGTGGATAAAATTTAGTATAAGTTTCTGCTTTCTGACCAGATGCTAAGATAGAATCCCCTATATTTTCATAACCAGCACCTAATCTATGATTTAATACTGCATCATAATAAACTTTAATTCCTTCTTGGTGAAGGTCAGCTATAGTTTGCTCCAACTCTTCTTTAGTTCCATATTTAGTTCTAACTGTGTTAACCTGATTAAATTCTCCCAAATCCCACAGATCATAAGTTCCATAACCTTCATCTTGTTGCTCATGAGCTTTATTAGCTGGTGGTACCCAAACAGAAGTAATCCCTATTTTAGCTAAATCATCTGAACGTTCAGAAAGTAGTTTCCATAGGTTTGATTCTTTTGGATATTTTTCTTTATACTTACCTTTATTCATTTCCCAATAGAAAGTTTGCATCAGAGTCTCATTAGGATCTTTAATTTCTGGATAACTTCTACTAGTAGTAAAATCAGTTTTAGTAGATAGCTCATTTCCTGTGCTAGACTTAATATTAGTAACTAGCTGGTAATTTGTTTTGGCTTCTAATTTTAAACCTGTTAAAGTAACTACATTTCCTTCTACATTAGTCTCAATTTTAGATTTACTATCCCCTTGGACTAAAGATACTTTTGCTCCAGCAACCTTTTCATTAAACTCTAGTTTAAACTCCCCTAAAGTATAATCTACACTATTAAGATTATAATCTGTTAAATCAGAGGAAACTAGAGCAAACTCATCTCCAGTTGATTTACAACCTGTTAATGTTACTGCTAAAATTAATATAGATAGTAAAGCATACAAAGTAACTCTTTTTCTCATTATCTACTTCTCCCCTTTCTTTATCTTTACTTCTAATTTTATATTCTCTAATGATAGCTATTTTCCTGCAATTATAGAATTAATTCATATATAATCAATAACTAATTTTGAGCTAATTCCTATCTTGTCTGGTAAATGTAACTTCTCTACTTACAGTACCTATTTGATTGCTAGCAGTTATAGTCAACCTACCAGTCTCCTCATTTTCTAAATAATCAGCAAGTCTTATATCTGCTTTATCTACAATATCGATTCTTTTACCATTAAATTCACAGATTAAATCTATAATCTTATCTCCATTATCTTTAATAGATAAAGTAATACTTTTAGTTCCTAAATAAGTACCAGCTGGAGTATCTATTATAATTTCAGGTTTAGATACAAATTTTCCATCTTTATACCACCATTCACCAGCTTCAATTCCCATTATATTTCCTGTATCACCACTATCCCAATTAATCTTTGCATTTAATTCTTCAACCTCAATATCTATTAGACTATAGCTATACCATCCATCTTCTTCCTCTAACATAGGTGTACCTGGCCATACACCAGTAGGCTCAATTTTAGCTTCACCTTTTCCTTGCCATAGATAAATATTTGGCACTTTCTTGTTATTATTCTTAAAATGGAATGTAAAATCTCTATTAGTATTATCTTTTTTATTATCAGTATCTCCTATTGTAAATCTAGCTGTTTTTGTAATTGTTGCTATATCATTCACTACTGTTACAGAAAGTTCTCCACTTTCATTCTCTTTAAGATAATCACCTAAAAGCACAGTAGTTTTATCTACATCTTCTCCACTAATATTCAAACTAATATCTTGGTTATTAAATCTAGCACTTGTCTCTATAATATCTTCTCCACTAATAGATATCTCCAGTTGAGTCTCAGAGTCATAAGAACCAGGTTCTAAATCAAACTCAATTTCTGGCTTAGCTGGCTTATCAGGATTATAGGAGTACCATCGACCTTCCTGATACCACCATTCATTTTCTCTTCTATGCAAATCTTCGAATTTTCTTCCATCACCAGATACAAAAATGATATTTATATTTCTGATCTCTGGAAACTCAGCAACATACCAATCATTAGCTTCTGATTTCATAGTTTCCATATCTTCTAAACTGCCTGATAATTCTATTTTTTCTTCTTGTTCATTTAGATACCAAGTATATATTTGAGGAGCTTTCTGAGCATCACTATCTTTAAAGTGTAGCTTAACACCATCATACTTACTAGGAATAGCAGTGGCACTAACCTTGGTAGATAACTCACTATTTAGCCCAGCTTTATCAATTGCTTTAACCCAATAATAGTATGTATCACCTGCCATTGCAGTTCTATCTTTGTAATAATTATTTGTACTCTCTTCTAAGGGAGTTTTAGAACTCTTATCTGATCCCCTATAAATCATATAATTAGTAGAATTATCTTCCCAATTGAGCAAAATACCTGACTCTGTTGCTAAAGCAGTTAGCCCAGTAGGAGCCTTTGGTGCTACTGTAGATAACCAAGTAGTATTAACTACCTTCTCTTTAGCTAAGTCATACTCTATTTGGGTAACTCTTCCTGGTAAAATCTTAAGGTCATTAACCGTTTTTTCATAAATTGAGTTATTATCTGAATCAAATAAATCTATCTCTAATAGATATTTATTAGCAGAAATTTCATTAAAGCGAGCCACCTTATTGTCAATATTAATATCTGTTTTCAACCCATTAGAAGGAGTTAAAAATACTTTTCCTGATTTAACTTCTGAGATTAAATTACTTAGCTTAATCACTAATCCTTTAGCATCTGTTAAATCTTCTTCACCAAATGAAACTGTAAGTAGATTATCATCACCATTGATTGTAGTAGACTTATCATTATCTTCATAGACTATATAACCATCTTCATCCTTAACAGCTATATCAAGCTCATATGTACTCCCTCTAGATAAGTTATTGAAGTTTAAAGAAACACTACTGCTACTGCCTTTAATCTCCTTAGTTTCACTGTCTTTATCATTACTATTATTACGATTTACAATTGATACCTCTACCTTTTTCACGGTAAATTCTTCTTCAATCTTATCTGTTGCTTCATCTGTATCTTTCTTGGGAACTTTAACGGTTACTTTTAAATTGGAACTACCACTGAGGGTATTAGTTCTAGCACCATCACTACATCCCAATATAGTTAAGAGTAATAAGAATACCATCACTGATATTAATACTCTCTCTAAAGCAGATTTAAACATTAATCTCACAGCCTTTCTATATCTTAATAATCATAATATAATTTATCATCTTTCTAATTATTGCTTTATTACTTACAAAACTTGAACTGCGATCTATAACATAATATAAAATTAAATTTTATAAATTACTATTTCTACTACAAGAAAATATTTCCTTCATTAATAATTATATAAATCAAATCCTTTACTATTTCATAAATAAAGTTTTAAAGGGATTTAAAACTTTATTTATGAAATAGTAATTCAACTTAGAAAATTCTATAATATATAATAACATATATATATAAAATGAGGCAACTATATAGTTGCCCCATTTTTAAACTAAATTAGTTTATTTAATTGTATAAGTTTGATAAGTTAATTCTTGATCTACTGTTGGATCAACTAACTTATCATCAAAAGGAGCATCAATGATATTTGTAACCTCCCAATAACCATTCATCATTACTGGTAAGATTCTTATATCATCACCAGCTTGAAGTCCTAAAGCACTAAGAGAATAACTTACTTCTATAATGCTTCCATCTGCAGAACGGTTATACTCAGCTACTGTATCATCTTGAACCTCTGTACCTAACCAAGTGAAGGCACCATATCCAGGATTACCATCACCATCTAAATATGTGTAAAGAATACCTTCGAAACTAGTATCATCACTATAAACTATATTCTTATCTCCCCATGTCCAGCTTGTGTTAGCTCCAAGATCACTGATACCTGTGCTATCAGTTGTATTATCAATCAAAAACATAGCATCTGTACCCCAACTACCATCAGCTAATTCCACTAACATATATAAATTATCAGTATCATTAGCTACATAAATATTTTGAACATCCATTCCTGCTGGATCAGCTATATTATCTCCAGTGTCAGTTACCCAAGCATCTGCTGTAGCATCAGTATATTTATCAGCTATAGAAGTATCATCCCAAGCTACGTCTTTATTTCCATCTACAACTATTGAATCAGATGCAGGCTCTACTTTAATTACTGCTACAGATAATGGATCTACAGTTACTGTATCAGCAGTTACTGTTACACCAGATACAGTTGATACTGCAGTAGCACCAGACTCATCATTATCTACAAGAACTGTAGCACTTGTCAAGTCTTCTTTTACTGCAAAATCTCTTTCAATTGTATCTCCATTAATGAATACATAGTATTCACTTAGATCTGTTGCTGTAGATTTATAAGCAATAATTTTATCTTCAGCATCTTCGGCAGGATAAATAAGCTTTACATTAGAATCAACTAAAGATTTATCACCTAATCTAAAGGCATCTGTTGATCTTCTTAGTTTAATAAGACCTTTAGTATACTCCATAGTCTCATTTTGAACTGTATCTCCAGTTGCTGCATTCCAATCAAATGCATTAATTACATCAGATGAATCATAAGAGTTGTGAATAAATACATCTCCTGTCGCTGGTACTTCTGTATCCTCACCTTCAGGACTTCCTGTACCCTTCCACTCTTTAGTTCTACCATATTCTTGACCACCATGTAAGAAAGAAATTCCTTGACTTGTTAAGATAATAGCATTTCCAAGTCTAATTCTCTTTTGAATCTCTTCCTCTGAATCAGCAGGTGATTTCTCAATAGATTGAGCAATCACATCATGTAAAGTTAAGTTATCATGAGCAGCAATATACTGAACAACATCGCCTGGGTCATCAGCAGTAAAGTTACCTGGCTGAGCTTTAATATTGTTAAAGATTGTTTCGATAGGTCTATCTCCACCAGTAATAAACATCGGTTGACCTTCACTTCCATAACCAGATTTTAAGTTATTTCTAATTTCATCAGAGAATACTGCTACATCATCTGTGCTAGAAACAAAGTCTTGATCAGCACCTTCAGTACCTTCAGGACCAGTATACATTCTCCATCCTTCACCAATAAATAATGTATCAGGGTTTACTTTTGCTACAGCATCATAGGCTGATTGTATTGTCTCACTATCAATTAATCCCATTAAGTCAAATCTAAATCCATCTACTTTATACTCTTCCGTCCAGTAAACTAATGAATCTACAATTAATTTTCTCATCATAGCATGAGTAGAAGCAGTATCATTTCCACATCCAGAACCATTAGCACCTTCTCTAAAGTAATAACCTGGATTAATTCTATCCATAATATCTGTTGCTGCCATATGATTATAAACAACATCAAGAGTTACTGCCATACCTGCATCATGAATAGCTTGAACGAGATCTTTTAACTCTTTAATTCTTAATTCAGGATCTGTAGAATCTTCTGAATACATTCCTTCTGGAGCAAAATAACTATGTGGATCATAACCCCAATTATAATTATTTCCACTAGAATCATACTCTGTTTCTCTTGTTCCTGACTGTGACTCATCTCCAAAGTAATACGACATTACAGGAAGTAATTGAATATGGGTTACTCC
Above is a window of Orenia marismortui DSM 5156 DNA encoding:
- a CDS encoding pullulanase-associated domain-containing protein is translated as MKKIFSLLLILTLALGLVACSSDDDGPGKVGNILVSSDNINTDSFSDLDLDLSTAIVTVAGKEGSLDTAIKNVEAGNYTLRVSIVDGTKEYYGETEVVVTAGEDTTDVTVTIDQSGTYIPEGKALVHYQRNADDYDTYTLWLWGDGVENTTDWPHGLQKSGVDDFGAYYYVPLTGEGSNLGLVPVDEEVGDSSKDGGDHLFEFLGDYNELWIFEGDDTVYISSDKEVPEGLISAEVVSPTELEVVFTDTMGIAQSEIAVVDKDGNEVTIDSLDVVDGTTLVLTGSLDVDNQKPYEITYDGKTVVADTGARYEDSLTAYDGDDLGATYNSDGTVQLNLWSPKATEVEAVIYDKADQNTEVTRVTMEKDPRSVWRVTLNSDNTGISDLRGYFYQYSVTINGETRLALDPYAKSMAEFTVDTNGNGDDTVGKAAIVDPSLVGPTLDFANVDGFEKREDAIIWEIHVRDFTSQEGLSLTNQFGTYAAFTEKLNYLKDLGVTHIQLLPVMSYYFGDESQSGTRETEYDSSGNNYNWGYDPHSYFAPEGMYSEDSTDPELRIKELKDLVQAIHDAGMAVTLDVVYNHMAATDIMDRINPGYYFREGANGSGCGNDTASTHAMMRKLIVDSLVYWTEEYKVDGFRFDLMGLIDSETIQSAYDAVAKVNPDTLFIGEGWRMYTGPEGTEGADQDFVSSTDDVAVFSDEIRNNLKSGYGSEGQPMFITGGDRPIETIFNNIKAQPGNFTADDPGDVVQYIAAHDNLTLHDVIAQSIEKSPADSEEEIQKRIRLGNAIILTSQGISFLHGGQEYGRTKEWKGTGSPEGEDTEVPATGDVFIHNSYDSSDVINAFDWNAATGDTVQNETMEYTKGLIKLRRSTDAFRLGDKSLVDSNVKLIYPAEDAEDKIIAYKSTATDLSEYYVFINGDTIERDFAVKEDLTSATVLVDNDESGATAVSTVSGVTVTADTVTVDPLSVAVIKVEPASDSIVVDGNKDVAWDDTSIADKYTDATADAWVTDTGDNIADPAGMDVQNIYVANDTDNLYMLVELADGSWGTDAMFLIDNTTDSTGISDLGANTSWTWGDKNIVYSDDTSFEGILYTYLDGDGNPGYGAFTWLGTEVQDDTVAEYNRSADGSIIEVSYSLSALGLQAGDDIRILPVMMNGYWEVTNIIDAPFDDKLVDPTVDQELTYQTYTIK